The proteins below are encoded in one region of Silene latifolia isolate original U9 population chromosome 2, ASM4854445v1, whole genome shotgun sequence:
- the LOC141629678 gene encoding mitochondrial import inner membrane translocase subunit TIM50-like yields MVIRAIIRVSSYLSRPKTVRDSRRRFHSETESNNFFTSTVTADPPPVYPKAKAWKASSFIKFAAFTTSAAILGTAGYATYAYTADEVDEKTKNFRSSINLSLVDSTFTIKDLPHRIYTAVMTIPSKAVNNYLNLRRLIEEHVKEIAEPVSDKLLPDMDEMSQQHRVMTLVLDVRETLIYSEWKRETGWRTYKRPGLDDFLQHMSRVYEIVIYDDKDTDPSIIEKLREKGMTHYLSKRDTKYQDGKHYRDLSKLNRDPSRIIYVSGHALDNCLQLENCIPIKPWKNEDGDKTLIDLIPFLEYVGMSSPEIKGVLASYKGKHIPTEFIERSKRVLNKQKPSPWNRRF; encoded by the exons ATGGTTATACGCGCCATAATTAGGGTCTCTTCCTATCTTAGCCGTCCGAAAACGGTGCGTGATAGCCGCCGGCGTTTTCACTCGGAAACGGAATCGAATAATTTCTTTACATCGACGGTCACGGCCGATCCTCCTCCAGTGTATCCAAAGGCCAAGGCCTGGAAAGCTTCCTCCTTTATCAAATTCGCCGCCTTTACCACCTCCGCTGCCATTCTCGGCACCGCTGGATATGCCACTTACG CATATACTGCTGATGAAGTTGATGAGAAGACAAAGAACTTCCGTTCATCGATCAATCTCTCCTTAGTGGATTCCACTTTTACTATTAAG GATCTTCCTCATCGGATCTACACTGCTGTCATGACAA TTCCTTCTAAAGCAGTCAATAATTATCTCAATCTGAGGAGGCTAATTGAAGAACATGTGAAG GAGATTGCAGAACCTGTCTCTGATAAACTTCTACCAGACATGGATGAAATGAGCCAACAACACAGGGTTATGACTCTTGTTCTAGACGTAAGAGAAACATTGATATATAGTGAGTGGAAG CGTGAAACAGGTTGGCGTACTTACAAGAGGCCAGGACTAGATGATTTCTTGCAGCACATGTCTCGGGTTTATGAGATAGTCATTTACGATGACAAG GATACTGATCCATCTATTATCGAGAAGCTCAGGGAAAAAGGTATGACGCACTACTTATCAAAGAGAGACACAAAATATCAGGACGGAAAACATTACAGG GACCTTTCCAAGTTAAATAGGGATCCTTCAAGGATTATCTATGTGAGTGGACATGCACTTGATAACTGCCTTCAGCTTGAGAACTGTATTCCTATCAAACCATGGAAGAACGAAGATGGCGATAAAACACTGATTGACCTCATCCCATTTCTTGAAT ATGTTGGTATGTCCAGCCCTGAAATAAAAGGAGTCCTGGCTTCTTACAAAGGGAAACATATTCCAACTGAATTCATAGAACGTTCTAAGAG AGTGTTGAATAAACAGAAGCCCAGTCCGTGGAATCGCCGTTTCTAG